One region of Deinococcus seoulensis genomic DNA includes:
- a CDS encoding NUDIX hydrolase: MPTLAQLRELQAIAQEGLTYSRDPFDLTRFARLRDLTAELLAEQTGQSPATVTGLLRAEEGYLTPKVDVRAVVLNAAGEVLLTRERSDGAWSLPGGWADPGESPTQIAVREVFEETGRTVRAVRLLAVMDKAQHPHPPDLWAVYKLFVQCDLTGAGVAAHAENLETLDSAFFPVDALPPLSLPRNLPGQVRRVVALARDPHSTVHCD; this comes from the coding sequence ATGCCGACCCTCGCGCAGCTCCGGGAACTTCAGGCCATCGCCCAGGAGGGCCTCACGTACTCCCGTGATCCGTTCGACCTGACCCGCTTCGCGCGCCTGCGGGACCTGACCGCCGAACTGCTGGCCGAGCAGACCGGTCAGAGCCCCGCCACCGTGACCGGGCTGCTGCGCGCAGAGGAGGGGTACCTGACGCCAAAGGTGGACGTGCGGGCCGTCGTGCTGAACGCGGCGGGCGAGGTCCTGCTGACCCGCGAACGCAGCGACGGTGCGTGGAGCCTTCCCGGCGGCTGGGCCGACCCCGGCGAGAGTCCCACCCAGATCGCCGTGCGCGAGGTCTTCGAGGAGACCGGGCGCACCGTGCGTGCCGTGCGGCTGCTGGCCGTGATGGACAAGGCGCAGCACCCGCACCCGCCGGACCTGTGGGCGGTGTACAAACTGTTCGTGCAGTGCGACCTGACCGGCGCGGGCGTAGCGGCGCACGCGGAGAACCTGGAGACGCTGGACAGCGCCTTCTTCCCCGTGGATGCCCTGCCGCCCCTGAGCCTGCCGCGTAACCTGCCGGGTCAGGTGCGGCGCGTGGTGGCGCTGGCCCGCGACCCGCACAGCACAGTTCACTGCGATTGA
- a CDS encoding 2'-5' RNA ligase family protein, translating into MSPSHLLALRPPPDIEAQVVAFREAHGVRDAAAVPHVTVKARSGLDDHLCWLALVPAVAAATPPVPVELIAPRVFPNGSALHLPARSPGAVQLHLDLLDALRPTRRFGYEGPHMTPHLTLALGRRDVNLDALLDAARLAFPQPLTFTATDLVWMRKPGPGGAYQPVEGWTLGSTPDP; encoded by the coding sequence GTGAGCCCGTCGCACCTGCTGGCGCTGCGGCCCCCACCGGACATCGAGGCCCAGGTCGTGGCGTTCCGCGAGGCCCACGGTGTGCGCGACGCGGCGGCGGTCCCGCACGTCACCGTGAAGGCCCGCAGTGGCCTGGACGACCATCTGTGCTGGCTGGCACTGGTCCCGGCGGTCGCGGCGGCGACCCCGCCCGTCCCGGTCGAACTGATCGCGCCGCGCGTGTTCCCGAACGGCAGCGCCCTGCACCTGCCCGCCCGCAGCCCCGGCGCCGTGCAGCTGCACCTCGACCTGCTGGACGCCCTGCGGCCCACCCGGCGCTTCGGGTACGAGGGACCGCACATGACCCCGCACCTCACGCTGGCCCTCGGGCGGCGGGACGTGAATCTGGATGCCCTACTGGACGCCGCGCGGCTGGCGTTCCCGCAGCCCCTGACGTTCACCGCCACGGACCTCGTCTGGATGCGCAAACCCGGCCCCGGCGGGGCCTACCAGCCCGTCGAAGGGTGGACGCTGGGCAGTACGCCCGACCCGTAG
- a CDS encoding DUF6979 family protein, with product MTTGKKGVPQAEKRQVGTVYEQLTDRALDGTRQGLTPRDAWAAAQRLVEGTPSTLNKGCPRSTFVSLAEHGYVRGVPAKADARPLTLNARHALHAWKVAQADPSLLNRKRAWWAATRAHSGTDRENHAGILDVLHVLMARDALTDPPVPIIPTAP from the coding sequence ATGACGACCGGGAAAAAAGGCGTTCCACAGGCTGAAAAACGTCAGGTCGGAACGGTGTACGAGCAGCTGACTGACCGGGCGCTGGACGGCACGCGGCAGGGGCTGACCCCCCGCGACGCCTGGGCCGCCGCGCAGCGTCTGGTGGAGGGAACGCCCAGTACCCTGAACAAGGGCTGTCCCCGCTCCACGTTCGTCTCGCTGGCCGAGCACGGGTACGTGCGGGGCGTGCCTGCGAAGGCCGACGCTCGCCCCCTGACCCTGAACGCCCGTCATGCCCTGCACGCCTGGAAGGTCGCTCAGGCCGACCCCAGCCTCCTGAACCGCAAGCGGGCGTGGTGGGCCGCGACCCGCGCGCACTCCGGTACTGACCGGGAGAATCACGCGGGCATCCTGGACGTCCTGCACGTACTGATGGCGCGCGACGCCCTGACCGACCCACCCGTCCCGATCATCCCAACTGCCCCGTGA
- the gcvT gene encoding glycine cleavage system aminomethyltransferase GcvT — MNQSPTEPLKRTPLHAAHLRAGARMVPFGGWDMPVQYAGVKAEHDAVRNAAGVFDVSHMGEFRVQGSGALAFLQHVTTNDVSKLKPGRAQYNWLPGVSGGLVDDIYIYMVAPDEYLTVVNASNIAKDWAHLSAHAGEFDVTLTDESDRWGLLAVQGPQTESLLQPHTDTDLSSRKKNAFFPARLFGFDVMLARTGYTGEDGFEVFTDASEAETIWDKLLAVGFTPAGLGARDTLRLEAGFPLYGHEFSDTIHPLSSTYSWVVKDKTHIGHEHIRTAPTQTLIGLKLDRVPVREGYPVKVGGEVVGHVTSGTSSPTFGHPIAMALVNAEHATLDIFDVEVRGKDHPATRVQLPFYKR; from the coding sequence GTGAACCAGTCCCCCACCGAGCCGCTGAAGCGGACGCCCCTGCATGCCGCGCACCTGCGCGCCGGAGCCCGAATGGTGCCCTTCGGCGGGTGGGACATGCCCGTGCAGTACGCGGGCGTGAAAGCCGAACACGACGCCGTCCGCAACGCCGCCGGTGTGTTCGACGTGTCCCACATGGGCGAATTCCGCGTGCAGGGCAGCGGCGCACTGGCGTTCCTGCAACACGTCACCACCAACGACGTCAGCAAACTCAAGCCCGGCCGCGCGCAGTACAACTGGCTGCCCGGCGTGTCCGGCGGCCTCGTGGACGACATCTACATCTACATGGTCGCGCCAGACGAGTACCTGACGGTCGTGAACGCCAGCAACATCGCCAAGGACTGGGCGCACCTCAGCGCGCACGCAGGCGAGTTCGACGTCACCCTGACCGACGAGAGCGACCGCTGGGGCCTGCTGGCCGTGCAGGGACCCCAGACCGAAAGCCTGCTGCAACCCCACACCGACACCGACCTGAGCAGCAGGAAGAAGAACGCCTTCTTCCCCGCCAGACTCTTCGGCTTCGACGTCATGCTGGCCCGCACCGGGTACACCGGCGAGGACGGCTTCGAAGTCTTCACGGACGCCAGCGAGGCCGAGACCATCTGGGACAAACTCCTGGCCGTCGGCTTCACGCCCGCCGGACTGGGCGCACGCGACACCCTGCGCCTGGAGGCGGGCTTCCCCCTCTACGGGCACGAATTCAGCGACACCATCCACCCGCTGAGCAGCACGTACAGCTGGGTCGTGAAGGACAAAACCCACATCGGCCACGAACACATCCGCACGGCCCCCACCCAGACCCTGATCGGCCTGAAACTGGACCGCGTGCCCGTCCGCGAAGGCTACCCCGTCAAGGTCGGCGGTGAAGTCGTCGGGCACGTCACCAGCGGCACCAGCAGCCCCACCTTCGGGCACCCCATCGCCATGGCCCTCGTGAACGCCGAGCACGCCACTCTCGACATCTTCGACGTCGAGGTGCGCGGCAAGGACCACCCCGCCACCCGCGTCCAACTGCCGTTCTACAAACGCTGA
- the gcvH gene encoding glycine cleavage system protein GcvH — translation MTTTPTELKYAASHEWLAADGTVGITDFAQDQLGDVVYVELPEVGRVVEAGETIAVVESVKTASDIYAPASGTITAVNDALSGTPELVNSAPYEGGWLFKLDVTGEGDLMDAAAYEAANN, via the coding sequence ATGACCACCACCCCCACCGAACTGAAGTACGCCGCCTCCCACGAATGGCTCGCCGCCGACGGCACAGTCGGCATCACCGACTTCGCGCAGGACCAGCTGGGCGACGTCGTGTACGTCGAACTGCCCGAAGTCGGCCGCGTCGTCGAAGCGGGCGAAACCATCGCCGTCGTCGAGAGCGTCAAGACCGCCTCTGACATCTACGCGCCCGCCAGTGGCACCATCACCGCCGTGAATGACGCCCTGAGCGGCACGCCTGAACTCGTCAACAGCGCCCCCTACGAAGGCGGCTGGCTGTTCAAACTCGACGTGACCGGCGAGGGCGACCTGATGGACGCCGCCGCGTACGAAGCCGCGAACAACTGA
- the gcvP gene encoding aminomethyl-transferring glycine dehydrogenase, translating into MTRSLTDLLQTADFLDRHVGPTEAEQTAMLAELGVGSLDELSDTTLPESIRFTGDLNVGGPVTEAQALADLKAVAAKNRVFRSYIGMGYSGTHTPGVILRNMLENPGWYTAYTPYQAEISQGRLEMLLNFQQAIMDLTAMPVCNASLLDEATAAAEAMTLAQRSIKGGAGKSKGNTLYVAQDVHPQTIDVIRTRAEYFGFEIVTGPADAELPEGTFAALVQTPGTYGDLHDLSPIAERVHASGGLLIAATDLLASALVKPVGEMGADIVIGSAQRFGVPMGFGGPHAAFLACRSDFQRSMPGRVIGVSRDVKGRPALRMAMQTREQHIRREKATSNICTAQALLANMAAAYAVYHGPEGIKTIAERTHRLTGILAAALRDAGLTVSGSFFDTVTFEGDSAAIRPRAEGKGINLRYEENRVSVSLDETVTVADLGDLIEVITGSAADVLALDAQAVDGIPAGLKRTSDYLSHPVFNTHHSEHGMLRYLKSLENKDYSLTHGMIPLGSCTMKLNATTEMIPVTWPEFGQLHPFAPKDQTEGYAEMLAELEAWLADITGYDAVSLQPNSGAQGEYAGLLVIRKYHESRGEAHRNICLIPASAHGTNPASAAMMGMQVVVVKTDADGNIDMDDLKAQAEKHSENLGALMITYPSTHGVYEERVTEACELIHQHGGQVYLDGANMNAQVGLTKPGLIGSDVSHLNLHKTFAIPHGGGGPGMGPIGVKAHLAPFLPNHAVRPTSDSSTGAVSAAPYGSASILPISYLYIRLLGARGLKVATQVALLNANYIAHHLKGAFPVLYTGRNDRVAHECIIDLRPLKAASGITEEDVAKRLMDYGFHAPTMSFPVPGTLMIEPTESEPKAELDRFIQAMLGIRREIQDVQDDLITAADSPLKHAPHTQADLIDMDWNRAYSRETAAYPTATQKQWKYWPSVNRVDNVYGDRNFVCSCPPVEDYIEA; encoded by the coding sequence ATGACCCGTTCCCTGACTGATCTGCTGCAGACCGCTGATTTCCTCGACCGTCACGTCGGCCCGACCGAGGCCGAACAGACCGCCATGCTGGCGGAGCTGGGCGTGGGGAGCCTGGATGAACTGAGTGACACGACCCTGCCCGAAAGCATCCGTTTCACGGGAGACCTGAACGTGGGCGGCCCGGTCACGGAAGCGCAGGCGCTGGCCGACCTGAAGGCGGTCGCGGCGAAGAACCGGGTGTTCCGCAGTTACATCGGCATGGGGTACAGCGGCACGCACACGCCGGGCGTGATCCTGCGGAACATGCTGGAGAACCCCGGCTGGTACACCGCCTACACCCCGTACCAGGCGGAGATCAGCCAGGGTCGCCTGGAGATGCTGCTGAACTTCCAGCAGGCGATCATGGACCTGACCGCCATGCCCGTCTGCAACGCTTCTCTGCTGGACGAGGCGACCGCCGCCGCCGAGGCCATGACCCTCGCGCAGCGCTCGATTAAGGGGGGCGCGGGCAAGAGCAAGGGCAACACGCTGTACGTGGCGCAGGACGTGCACCCGCAGACCATCGACGTGATCCGCACCCGCGCGGAGTACTTCGGGTTCGAGATCGTCACCGGACCCGCCGACGCCGAACTGCCGGAAGGCACCTTCGCGGCGCTGGTGCAGACGCCCGGCACGTACGGCGACCTGCACGACCTCTCCCCCATCGCCGAGCGCGTGCATGCCAGCGGCGGACTGCTGATCGCCGCGACGGACCTCCTCGCCAGTGCCCTCGTGAAGCCCGTCGGTGAGATGGGCGCGGACATCGTGATCGGCAGCGCGCAGCGCTTCGGCGTTCCGATGGGCTTCGGCGGGCCGCATGCGGCGTTCCTGGCGTGCCGCAGCGACTTCCAGCGCAGCATGCCCGGCCGCGTGATCGGCGTCAGCCGGGACGTCAAGGGCCGCCCCGCGCTGCGCATGGCGATGCAGACGCGCGAGCAGCACATCCGCCGCGAGAAGGCCACCAGCAACATCTGCACCGCGCAGGCTCTGCTGGCGAACATGGCCGCCGCGTACGCCGTCTACCACGGCCCCGAAGGCATCAAGACGATTGCCGAGCGCACGCACCGCCTGACCGGCATCCTGGCCGCCGCGCTGCGTGACGCGGGCCTGACCGTCAGCGGGAGTTTCTTCGACACCGTCACCTTCGAGGGGGACAGCGCCGCCATCCGCCCCCGCGCCGAGGGCAAGGGCATCAACCTTCGCTACGAGGAGAACCGCGTCAGCGTCAGCCTGGACGAGACCGTCACCGTGGCCGATCTGGGCGACCTGATCGAGGTCATCACGGGCAGCGCCGCCGACGTGCTGGCGCTGGACGCTCAGGCTGTGGACGGCATCCCCGCCGGGCTGAAGCGCACCTCGGACTACCTCTCGCACCCGGTGTTCAACACGCATCACAGCGAGCACGGCATGCTGCGCTACCTGAAGAGCCTAGAGAACAAGGATTACAGCCTGACGCACGGCATGATCCCGCTGGGCAGCTGCACCATGAAACTGAACGCCACGACGGAAATGATTCCCGTGACGTGGCCCGAGTTCGGCCAGCTTCACCCCTTCGCGCCCAAGGATCAGACGGAAGGGTACGCGGAGATGCTGGCGGAACTGGAGGCGTGGCTGGCGGACATCACCGGGTACGACGCCGTGAGCCTCCAGCCGAACAGCGGCGCGCAGGGTGAGTACGCGGGCCTGCTGGTCATCCGCAAGTACCACGAGAGTCGCGGCGAGGCGCACCGGAACATCTGCCTGATTCCCGCATCCGCGCACGGCACGAACCCCGCCAGTGCGGCCATGATGGGCATGCAGGTCGTGGTCGTGAAGACCGACGCGGACGGCAACATCGACATGGACGACCTGAAAGCCCAGGCGGAGAAGCACAGCGAGAACCTGGGCGCGCTGATGATCACGTACCCCAGCACGCACGGCGTGTACGAGGAACGCGTGACCGAGGCGTGCGAACTGATCCACCAGCACGGCGGGCAGGTGTACCTGGACGGCGCGAACATGAACGCCCAGGTCGGCCTGACCAAACCCGGCCTGATCGGCAGCGACGTTTCTCACCTGAACCTGCACAAGACCTTCGCCATCCCCCACGGCGGCGGCGGCCCCGGCATGGGCCCCATCGGCGTGAAGGCGCACCTCGCCCCGTTCCTCCCGAACCACGCCGTGCGCCCCACCAGCGACAGCAGCACGGGGGCCGTCAGTGCCGCACCGTACGGCAGCGCCAGCATCCTCCCCATCAGCTACCTGTACATCCGCCTGCTCGGCGCACGCGGCCTGAAAGTCGCCACGCAGGTCGCCCTGCTGAACGCCAACTACATCGCCCACCACCTGAAAGGCGCGTTCCCCGTCCTGTACACGGGCCGGAACGACCGCGTGGCGCACGAGTGCATCATCGACCTGCGCCCCCTGAAAGCCGCCAGTGGCATAACCGAGGAGGACGTCGCCAAGCGCCTCATGGACTACGGCTTCCACGCGCCCACCATGAGCTTCCCCGTGCCCGGCACCCTCATGATCGAACCGACCGAGAGTGAACCAAAAGCGGAACTCGACCGGTTCATCCAGGCGATGCTCGGCATCCGCCGCGAGATTCAGGACGTGCAGGACGACCTGATCACCGCCGCCGACAGCCCGCTGAAGCACGCGCCCCACACCCAGGCCGACCTGATCGACATGGACTGGAACCGCGCGTACAGCCGCGAAACCGCCGCCTACCCCACCGCCACGCAGAAGCAGTGGAAGTACTGGCCCAGCGTCAACCGCGTGGACAACGTGTACGGCGACAGAAACTTCGTGTGCAGCTGCCCACCCGTCGAGGACTACATCGAGGCGTGA
- a CDS encoding sugar nucleotide-binding protein, which produces MTRPWLVTGLTGTLAPHVAHALQAQEHTVTGWDRHTTPADDSAAAHAYLQALNPQGILHLALGSEAWAHALAAHAHATGIPFVHTSTAMVYSAQAGGPHHPTQPAQPDSDYGHHKARTEHAIRTANPHAVIARIGWQIHPTATGNNMTQQLQAQHDQNGVIRASRHWTPATSFMTDTAHALATLAQDGTTGTVHLDSNAHDALTFPELVRGLARHLNRDWVVEETDDYTHDQRLVDDTTRLPSLRERLGLA; this is translated from the coding sequence ATGACCCGACCCTGGCTCGTCACCGGCCTGACCGGCACCCTCGCCCCTCACGTCGCCCACGCCCTGCAAGCACAGGAGCACACCGTCACCGGCTGGGACCGCCACACCACCCCCGCCGACGACAGCGCCGCCGCGCACGCCTACCTGCAAGCCCTGAACCCCCAGGGCATCCTGCACCTCGCGCTCGGCAGTGAAGCCTGGGCGCACGCCCTCGCCGCGCACGCCCACGCCACCGGCATCCCCTTCGTCCACACCAGCACCGCCATGGTCTACAGCGCCCAGGCCGGTGGCCCCCACCACCCCACCCAGCCTGCCCAGCCCGACAGCGACTACGGCCACCACAAAGCCCGCACCGAACACGCCATCCGCACCGCTAACCCCCACGCCGTCATCGCCCGCATCGGCTGGCAGATCCACCCCACCGCCACCGGCAACAACATGACCCAGCAACTCCAGGCGCAACACGACCAGAACGGCGTTATACGCGCCAGCCGCCACTGGACCCCCGCCACCTCGTTCATGACCGACACCGCCCACGCCCTCGCTACCCTCGCGCAGGACGGCACCACCGGCACCGTCCACCTGGACAGCAACGCCCACGACGCCCTCACCTTCCCGGAACTCGTGCGCGGCCTCGCCCGGCACCTGAACCGCGACTGGGTAGTCGAGGAGACGGACGACTACACGCACGACCAGCGGCTCGTGGACGACACCACCCGCCTGCCCAGCCTGCGCGAACGCCTCGGGCTGGCGTAA
- a CDS encoding type 1 glutamine amidotransferase domain-containing protein, with protein MTDQPLKGKTIAILAADGVEQVELVKPREALEAAGATTHLISLKAGQIQSMKGDMEPQDKYDVDHTVTQANPSDYDGLLLPGGTVNPDKLRLDPYAMKFVRAFYDHGAPIAAICHGPWSLSETGISKGLKMTSWPSLKHELCLTGADWVDEQVVVDRGIVTSRNPDDIPAFNAKMIEEFQEGDHSSKR; from the coding sequence ATGACCGACCAACCCCTGAAAGGCAAAACCATCGCCATCCTCGCCGCCGACGGCGTCGAACAGGTCGAACTCGTGAAACCCCGCGAAGCCCTGGAAGCCGCCGGGGCCACCACGCACCTCATCAGCCTCAAAGCCGGGCAGATCCAGAGCATGAAAGGCGACATGGAACCCCAGGACAAGTACGACGTGGACCACACCGTCACGCAGGCCAACCCCAGCGACTACGACGGCCTCCTCCTGCCCGGCGGCACCGTCAACCCCGACAAACTCCGCCTGGACCCCTACGCCATGAAGTTCGTCCGCGCGTTCTACGACCACGGCGCACCCATCGCCGCCATCTGCCACGGCCCCTGGAGCCTCAGCGAAACCGGCATCAGCAAAGGCCTGAAAATGACCAGCTGGCCCAGCCTGAAACACGAACTGTGCCTGACCGGAGCCGACTGGGTCGACGAACAGGTCGTCGTGGACAGAGGCATCGTCACCAGCCGCAACCCCGACGACATCCCCGCCTTCAACGCCAAAATGATCGAAGAATTCCAGGAAGGCGACCACAGCAGCAAACGCTGA
- a CDS encoding cupin domain-containing protein, giving the protein MPTDTNTSYKVSQSNTTHGQDGEHHLARGQHSSMRLWHNEQPNPDKPEHTHDYETLGYVINGKVDLIIDGQAIPLQSGDSYFVPAGTPHTFRVTETLTAVEVNTPGTDK; this is encoded by the coding sequence ATGCCCACCGACACCAACACCAGCTACAAAGTCAGCCAGAGCAACACCACACACGGCCAGGACGGCGAACACCATCTCGCACGCGGCCAGCACAGCAGCATGCGCCTGTGGCACAACGAACAACCCAATCCCGACAAACCCGAACACACCCACGACTACGAAACCCTCGGGTACGTCATCAACGGCAAAGTCGACCTGATCATCGACGGACAGGCCATCCCCCTCCAGAGCGGCGACTCCTACTTCGTGCCCGCCGGCACCCCCCACACCTTCCGCGTCACCGAAACCCTGACTGCCGTCGAAGTGAACACCCCCGGCACCGACAAGTAA
- the dnaG gene encoding DNA primase, whose amino-acid sequence MGTKEEVRSRLNIAEVVGEYVRLSPAGKGRLKGLCPFHKEKSPSFQVDTDQGYFYCFGCKAGGDVFSFVQRTENLSFGDSLRKLAERAGVQVEAKYGERSNRDLYDVNAFALAYFREHLTGVAGEGALAYLRRRGLTDATIESFEIGFAPEGWDGLLKHARVKGLTERQLLEAGLLIENPESGRVYDRFRGRVMFPIRDHLGRLVGFGGRVLDDSKPKYLNTPETDAFRKGELLYGLDKARAGLGSGAELTVVEGYMDVITMHQHGFTGAVASLGTALTAEHATLLERLGAQSLVLLFDRDEAGLKATLSGLDQVLGAKFRVRATSVPSGKDPADTLLFGGDEQLREAIGGGLDEVHYRVQAAIEKHGVGTSEGKRRILMELLPRMQNLDPLDDIAEGVRTAACETLGIKPEALLEWIASKAKRRVLTDTHLAGMSNHRGEEDREMALLRQLLVDPSLRAKLDGTTPWRNEMVRKVMLALQGAQNPDDVLDIFRGQPEEQLLIRLMFEGRDAGSISRENSHQYEQKVGAYAATAVDDIQVSMSIDALRAEVTTLKTQLPTAPPAQQLDMLRQIQDLQRAIEAEKRSRRSA is encoded by the coding sequence ATGGGAACGAAAGAAGAGGTTCGTTCACGCTTGAACATTGCGGAGGTGGTGGGTGAGTACGTGCGCCTTTCCCCTGCCGGGAAGGGTCGCCTGAAGGGGCTGTGTCCGTTTCATAAGGAGAAGTCGCCTTCGTTTCAGGTGGATACGGATCAGGGGTACTTCTACTGTTTCGGCTGCAAGGCGGGCGGGGACGTGTTCAGTTTCGTGCAGCGCACGGAGAACCTGAGTTTCGGGGATTCGCTGCGCAAACTCGCGGAGCGGGCCGGGGTGCAGGTCGAGGCGAAGTACGGGGAGCGCAGTAACCGCGACCTGTACGACGTGAACGCGTTCGCGCTGGCGTACTTCCGGGAGCACCTGACGGGCGTGGCGGGTGAGGGGGCGCTGGCGTACCTGCGGCGGCGTGGCCTGACGGACGCGACCATCGAGTCGTTCGAGATCGGCTTCGCGCCCGAGGGCTGGGACGGCCTGCTGAAGCACGCGCGCGTGAAGGGCCTGACGGAACGGCAACTGCTGGAGGCCGGGCTGCTGATCGAGAACCCGGAGTCCGGGCGGGTGTACGACCGCTTCCGTGGGCGCGTGATGTTCCCCATCCGCGATCATCTGGGGCGACTGGTGGGCTTTGGTGGGCGGGTGCTGGACGACAGCAAACCGAAGTACCTGAACACCCCGGAAACGGATGCGTTCCGGAAGGGTGAGCTGCTGTACGGGCTGGACAAGGCCCGCGCCGGGCTGGGCAGCGGCGCGGAACTGACGGTCGTGGAAGGGTACATGGACGTGATCACCATGCACCAGCACGGCTTCACGGGTGCCGTGGCGAGCCTGGGCACCGCCCTGACCGCCGAGCACGCCACGCTGCTGGAACGGCTGGGCGCGCAGAGCCTCGTGCTGCTGTTCGACCGTGACGAGGCGGGCCTGAAAGCCACGCTGTCCGGGCTGGATCAGGTGCTGGGCGCCAAGTTCCGCGTGCGGGCCACCAGTGTGCCCAGCGGCAAGGACCCCGCCGACACCCTCCTGTTCGGAGGGGACGAGCAGCTGCGTGAGGCCATCGGCGGCGGCCTGGACGAGGTGCACTACCGCGTGCAGGCCGCCATCGAGAAGCACGGCGTGGGCACCAGCGAGGGCAAACGCCGCATCCTGATGGAACTCCTGCCGCGCATGCAGAACCTCGACCCGCTCGACGACATCGCCGAGGGCGTGCGCACCGCCGCGTGCGAGACGCTGGGCATCAAACCCGAAGCGCTGCTGGAATGGATTGCCAGCAAGGCCAAACGCCGCGTCCTGACCGACACGCACCTTGCGGGCATGAGCAACCACCGGGGCGAGGAGGACCGCGAGATGGCCCTGCTGCGGCAACTGCTGGTCGACCCCAGCCTCCGCGCCAAGCTGGACGGCACCACCCCCTGGCGTAACGAGATGGTCCGCAAGGTCATGCTGGCCCTCCAGGGCGCCCAGAATCCCGACGACGTGCTGGACATCTTCCGCGGGCAACCCGAGGAGCAACTCCTGATCCGCCTGATGTTCGAAGGCCGCGACGCCGGCAGCATCAGCCGCGAGAACAGCCACCAGTACGAACAGAAAGTCGGCGCGTACGCCGCCACCGCCGTCGACGACATTCAGGTCAGCATGAGCATCGACGCGCTGCGCGCCGAGGTCACCACCCTCAAAACCCAACTCCCGACCGCCCCACCCGCCCAGCAACTCGACATGCTCCGCCAGATCCAGGACCTGCAACGCGCCATCGAAGCCGAAAAACGCAGCCGCCGCAGCGCGTAA
- the zapE gene encoding cell division protein ZapE produces MIDLTTRNPTLQPEQLTHDLTPSHRYQHVRLDTYAPNPDYPSQAQARTAIQAFLKGAQVRPGGFRLFRRAKPEGRGLYLDGGFGVGKTHLLASAYHATDGTRALMSFQDLMYIIGALGMTRATDAFRTHDLLLIDEFELDDPGNTHMANTFLGQLMPGGTSVIATSNTEPGALGQGRFNASDFQRQIQGIADRFDTYRIDGPDYRQRGVRPEDTMTPDEYSTWEARQNPATLARLSYRDLSRHLLNVHPSRFSRLLQDVQAVAITDLTPTPDQNVALRFVHFIDKLYDLGLNATFTGTSLTALFSDTYRHGAYAKKYSRCLSRMSEMLQEARQ; encoded by the coding sequence GTGATCGACCTCACCACCCGCAACCCCACCCTGCAACCCGAACAACTCACCCACGACCTCACCCCCAGCCACCGCTACCAGCACGTGCGCCTCGACACGTACGCCCCCAACCCCGACTACCCCAGCCAGGCGCAGGCCCGCACCGCCATCCAGGCATTCCTGAAAGGCGCGCAGGTCCGCCCCGGCGGCTTCCGCCTGTTCCGCCGCGCCAAACCCGAAGGACGCGGCCTGTACCTCGACGGCGGCTTCGGCGTCGGCAAAACCCACCTGCTTGCCAGCGCCTACCACGCCACCGACGGCACCCGCGCCCTCATGAGCTTCCAGGACCTCATGTACATCATCGGCGCACTCGGCATGACCCGCGCCACCGACGCCTTCCGCACCCACGACCTCCTCCTCATCGACGAATTCGAACTCGACGACCCCGGCAACACCCACATGGCCAACACCTTCCTCGGGCAACTCATGCCCGGCGGCACCAGCGTCATCGCCACCAGCAACACCGAACCCGGCGCCCTCGGCCAGGGACGCTTCAACGCCAGCGACTTCCAACGCCAGATCCAGGGCATCGCCGACCGCTTCGACACCTACCGCATCGACGGCCCCGACTACCGCCAGCGCGGCGTACGCCCCGAAGACACCATGACCCCCGACGAGTACAGCACCTGGGAAGCCCGGCAGAACCCCGCCACGCTCGCCCGCCTCAGCTACCGCGACCTCAGCCGCCACCTGCTGAACGTCCACCCCAGCCGCTTCAGCCGCCTCCTGCAAGACGTGCAGGCCGTCGCCATCACCGACCTGACCCCCACCCCCGACCAGAACGTCGCCCTGCGCTTCGTTCACTTCATCGACAAACTCTACGACCTCGGCCTGAACGCCACCTTCACCGGCACCAGCCTCACCGCCCTGTTCAGCGACACGTACCGGCACGGCGCGTACGCCAAGAAGTACAGCCGCTGCCTGTCCCGCATGTCCGAGATGCTTCAAGAGGCCCGACAGTAG